A stretch of Bradyrhizobium sp. AZCC 2262 DNA encodes these proteins:
- a CDS encoding extracellular solute-binding protein has protein sequence MTSRLPLNRRQFLATSAAAGIGAIAAPRIARADAATLRITGWGGKWGQTMSSELIPAFEKEFKCKVETDSAFPYLPKLQASPRSAPVYDVLHTNSNEQWAALEMGIVEAKIDAKQVPNIADVYPYAVSDKMVGVCIFTSAIGLGMRTDKGYGQVSSWKDLWDRAYDGVRGGYVIPVNSLGQAFLMMSGALFGKGMTDLDAAYAAMEKLKPIKLVDFTGTMEKMILSGEVGLAVIHDSGILRYDGQNQPTTFVAPSEGVLSLEQVLTLTPGTKVRELANAYVNYMLRPNVQKTLAESVWYSPANSKVKLDDKYNDKLLTTPEKVAKLIQPDWKWYNARKDEIDSRVNRIFRA, from the coding sequence ATGACGAGCCGCCTGCCCCTGAACCGACGTCAGTTCCTCGCCACCAGCGCCGCCGCCGGCATCGGCGCGATCGCTGCTCCCCGCATCGCCCGTGCCGATGCGGCGACGCTGCGCATCACCGGATGGGGCGGGAAATGGGGACAAACCATGTCGAGCGAGCTGATCCCCGCCTTCGAGAAGGAATTCAAGTGCAAGGTGGAGACGGACTCGGCCTTTCCATATTTGCCCAAGCTCCAGGCCAGCCCGCGTTCGGCGCCGGTCTATGACGTGCTGCACACCAATTCCAACGAGCAATGGGCTGCGCTGGAGATGGGGATCGTCGAAGCCAAGATCGACGCCAAGCAGGTCCCGAATATCGCCGATGTCTATCCTTACGCCGTCAGCGACAAGATGGTCGGAGTCTGCATCTTCACCAGCGCCATCGGTCTCGGCATGCGCACCGACAAGGGTTACGGCCAGGTCTCGTCCTGGAAAGACCTCTGGGACCGCGCCTATGACGGCGTGCGCGGCGGCTATGTCATTCCGGTGAACAGCCTGGGCCAAGCCTTCCTGATGATGAGCGGCGCGCTCTTTGGCAAGGGGATGACCGATCTCGACGCCGCCTATGCGGCGATGGAAAAGCTGAAGCCGATCAAGCTCGTCGACTTCACCGGCACGATGGAAAAGATGATCCTTTCAGGTGAAGTGGGTCTCGCGGTGATCCATGACTCCGGCATCCTGCGCTATGACGGCCAGAACCAGCCGACCACCTTCGTGGCGCCGTCCGAGGGCGTTCTCTCGCTTGAACAAGTCCTCACGCTCACCCCGGGTACCAAGGTTCGCGAGCTCGCCAACGCCTATGTGAACTACATGCTGCGCCCGAACGTGCAGAAGACGCTGGCCGAGTCGGTCTGGTATTCACCTGCCAACAGCAAGGTAAAGCTCGACGACAAGTACAACGATAAACTCCTGACCACGCCGGAGAAGGTCGCCAAGCTGATCCAGCCCGACTGGAAATGGTACAACGCGCGCAAGGACGAGATCGATTCCCGCGTCAACCGCATCTTCCGCGCATGA
- a CDS encoding ABC transporter ATP-binding protein has product MSARIDIVGVTKTYDGNTRAVDAVDMSIREGEFFSLLGPSGCGKTTTLRMIAGFETPTKGVIEVGGVDVTHVPAHKRDMGMVFQNYALFPHRTVGENVAFGLRMRGMERTTIARKVADALAQVELVGYEDRRPGQLSGGQQQRVALARAIVIEPRVLLCDEPLGALDKKLRQAMQFELKQLQRKLGLTMVFVTHDQEEALAMSDRIAVMNAGKVEQIGAPSDIYDRPSTRFVADFIGDTNLFHGEVIRDGGGTSVLQVDKGLSIELAAPPEATGAVSIALRPEKISLATSPARTGHGLDGVVESANFQGGSVLYRIETAGGRRVLAQQPNNGSHELFQAGAAVALRWKPSDIVILRD; this is encoded by the coding sequence ATGAGCGCCCGTATCGACATTGTCGGCGTCACCAAGACCTATGACGGCAACACGCGCGCCGTTGATGCCGTCGATATGAGCATTCGGGAGGGAGAATTCTTCTCGCTGCTGGGGCCGTCCGGCTGCGGCAAGACGACGACACTGCGCATGATAGCCGGCTTCGAGACCCCGACCAAAGGCGTCATCGAGGTCGGCGGGGTCGATGTTACGCATGTGCCAGCGCACAAGCGTGACATGGGGATGGTCTTCCAAAACTACGCCCTGTTTCCGCATCGCACGGTCGGTGAAAACGTTGCCTTCGGATTGCGCATGCGCGGCATGGAGCGCACCACGATTGCCCGCAAGGTCGCCGATGCATTGGCACAGGTGGAGCTAGTCGGATACGAGGATCGCCGTCCCGGCCAGCTCTCCGGGGGCCAGCAACAGCGCGTCGCCCTGGCCCGCGCCATCGTGATCGAACCGCGGGTGCTGCTTTGCGACGAACCGCTCGGTGCGCTCGACAAGAAACTGCGGCAGGCGATGCAGTTCGAACTGAAGCAGCTGCAACGCAAGCTCGGTCTGACCATGGTCTTCGTCACCCACGACCAGGAGGAGGCGCTCGCCATGTCCGACCGGATCGCCGTGATGAATGCCGGCAAGGTCGAGCAGATCGGCGCGCCGTCCGATATCTACGACCGGCCAAGCACGCGCTTCGTCGCCGATTTCATCGGCGACACCAACCTGTTCCACGGCGAGGTGATCCGCGACGGCGGCGGTACTTCCGTCTTGCAGGTCGACAAGGGCCTGTCGATCGAGCTTGCCGCCCCGCCTGAGGCGACCGGCGCGGTCTCGATCGCGCTTCGGCCGGAAAAGATCAGCCTGGCCACCTCACCCGCGCGAACCGGGCACGGCCTCGACGGTGTCGTCGAGAGCGCCAATTTCCAGGGCGGCTCGGTGCTTTACCGCATCGAGACGGCCGGCGGCAGGCGCGTGCTCGCGCAACAACCGAACAATGGCTCGCACGAGCTATTTCAAGCCGGCGCCGCCGTGGCGCTGCGCTGGAAACCATCCGACATCGTGATCTTGAGGGATTGA
- a CDS encoding AroM family protein, with amino-acid sequence MQQQRMGVVVIGQSPRPSVVNEIAAVLSPGLEIDLRGALDGMTRAEIDAIPPSDGHDALFTLLPNGDSVTISKKAVEARAAIQIENFAREGVKVAMLACTGKFPNLAPDRLVILPSAVLHHMVEAVFPKGRLGVFSPLPEQTALIAGKWQRPDVEVVGVTMRPGSDDGTVDEAARKMAALSPDLVVMDCMSYTRANKARVRLSYGGPVILAIAAAARAVEELVA; translated from the coding sequence ATGCAACAACAACGCATGGGCGTGGTCGTGATCGGCCAGAGCCCGCGACCTTCCGTCGTGAACGAAATCGCGGCGGTGTTATCGCCCGGGCTGGAGATCGATCTGCGCGGGGCACTCGACGGCATGACGCGCGCCGAGATAGACGCGATTCCGCCGAGCGACGGCCACGACGCCCTGTTCACCCTGCTGCCGAATGGCGACAGCGTCACCATCAGCAAGAAGGCGGTCGAGGCGCGGGCGGCGATCCAGATCGAGAATTTCGCGCGCGAAGGCGTCAAGGTCGCCATGCTCGCCTGCACCGGCAAATTTCCCAATCTCGCGCCGGATCGTCTGGTAATCCTGCCCTCGGCCGTGCTGCACCATATGGTCGAGGCGGTTTTTCCGAAGGGACGTCTCGGCGTCTTCTCGCCGCTGCCGGAACAGACCGCGCTGATCGCCGGAAAATGGCAACGACCGGACGTCGAAGTTGTCGGCGTGACGATGCGCCCAGGTTCCGATGACGGGACCGTTGATGAGGCCGCACGGAAAATGGCGGCCCTGTCGCCGGACCTCGTGGTGATGGATTGCATGAGCTACACGCGCGCGAACAAGGCGCGCGTGCGCCTGAGCTATGGCGGGCCGGTCATTCTCGCCATCGCCGCCGCTGCACGTGCCGTCGAGGAGCTGGTCGCATGA